ATGACCTTGAGCCGGGACTATACGCATGGAGCGTGCAGGCTGTTGACCACAGCTTTGCAGGGGGTGAGTTTGCAGAGGAGGGGGTTTTCTATATACCGGGTCCTCCGACAGTTGTAACACAAGCCACCACCGGAGTGTCGGAAAGCACTGCTACACTGAATGCCATGGTTAATGCACTTGGACTTGAAACGACGGTCTGGTTTGAGTATGGAACAGGGGAGGGTGATCATGAAAACTGGGAAACTGCTGAGGCCGATCCGCCAACAATAGACGGCACTGACGAGACACCTGTTTCGGCATCTCTCGATGGGTTGCAGGCTAACACATATTACTACTTCAGGGCGGCTGCACAGAACGATCTTGGAACAACATACGGGCATGACGGGGTATTATTTACCAGCGACCCTCCAGGGGTAACGACCCTTGATGCTGATAATATCGAACCGTTTTCTGCAACCCTCAGGGGAAGTGTTGTGCCCAGGAACCTTGAGACAGATGTATGGTTTGAGTATGGCCTTACGGCGGAAGAGCTGGACAATACGGCCGGGGCAACCTCTTCGCCGGTGGATGGTGAGTATGCCACAGAGGTTGAAGCTGATATTGACGGATTGCTGGCAAATGAGATTTACTACTTCAGGGTTGCGGCTGAGAGTTTCTCCGGGTTATCTGAAGGAGACATTAAACAATTCACTACAGCCATGGCAGCACCGGGTGCAGCAACCCTTGCAGCTTCTGATATTACTTCTACATCGGCAGTTTTGAATGCCAGTGTAATGCCTCATAATTTAACTACGACAGTGAGTTTCGAGTATGGAAAACAGAGCGGCCGGTATGATGAATGGGAGAGTGTGTCAACTACCTATTTACTGGAGGGACAATCCTCCCAGGATGTTGAGGCAATGGTTACTCTTGAACCCGCTATCAGGTACTATTACAGGGTCAGGGCAGAGAATTCAGCGGGCACGGGATATGGTGATCAGAGGCAGCTTGTAACTCTGGATATGGCTCCTGAGGTAACAACAAAAGATGCAACTGATATCCATAGAACCGGCGCTACCCTCAACGGGATGGTCAACCCGAATAACAGCGAGACAAGCGTAACATTCAAATACGGGCTTACCGATGCCATTGATCAGAGCTGGCTTTCGGCCGATGTAAGCGGGACTTTTGACGGGAACCAGCCTGTGGCTGTATCGGTTGATGTGATCGGACTGGATGAAAATACTCCGTACTATTTTGTGATAAGTGCAACCAACAGCGGGGGCACCTCAACGGGAGAGATTAAGGGTTTTAGTACATCTGCCCCGATTGTTGCAATAGGTGATGCTACCGGTATAACCACATCCTCGGCCATGCTTAACGCAACGGTAAACAGCAATAATTACGCTGCCGTTTACTGGTTTGAATATGGCACCGACCCGCAGCTTGAGCAGGCACAAACAACTGAACCGGGTGACATTGACCCCGGCGACGAAGAGCTGCCTGTCATTGCAACGGTTACAGGCCTGGAGCCCAACACCGTTTACTACTTCAGGGTTGTAGCCGAAAGCATTAACGGCAGGAGCGTAAGCAGCATCAATGAACTGCATACTGATTGCGACTGGGATATTATCTGTTCCACACCTTCCGGCCCGGATCAGTTGTGCCAGGGAACCGGCTCAACCACATTTGAAACATCAAGCGAAACGGCCCTTGAATACCAGTGGCGCATTGAACCCCCTGGTGCAGGATCGGTAACCGGAAACGGGGAGACTGCAACGGTAACATGGAACAGCGATTACAGCGGCCAGGCCAGTATTTACGTGCGAGGATATGACGGTGTCTGCAACAGTGTAGAGTCTGATCCCCTTGTTGTAACGATCAATCCCTTGCCCGATCCGGCCCTTATAAGTGGTGATGATAACGTGTGCCCCGGGAGCTATGGCAATGTTTACAGCATTGAGCCCTCTGAGGGCAGCTCTTACAGTTGGTCAGCGGTGGGCGGAACATTGCTGGAAGAGCATGACGGGGGCTTTGCCCGTATTCACTGGGGTGATAACACAGATACCCCGAGGGTGTCGGTCACTGAAACGATTGATGCAACTGGCTGCAGCCGGGAAAACATAATGGATGTTATCATTGCCGGCTCACCTGCTCCCGAAAAACCTGACATCAGGGTCAAGGGAAGAATACATATTCTTATCTCCTCGGTAAATGCTGATGCTTACCAGTGGTTCATGGATAATGAAATTATTGCCGGGGCAACGGGCAAGTATTACATAGCCCGCGAGGCAGCCGGGATGTATATGCTGAGGATCAGTGAGGGGCAGTGCCATTCATTCTCCGATCCCCTTGGAATACCCTTGAACAAGAAGCTTCACCAGGTGGAAGAGATGGGCTCGGTGTTCCCGAATCCAAGTGAGGGTATAATAACATATGAGCTCTCAGGGGAGGTTTATGGCCTTCTCAGGATCAGGATAACAGACAACAACGGCAGGGTGGTACATACAGGCAGTGCCGACAAATCTGAATATTCCATTAATGAGCAGATCAATATGCAGAACCTCCGGTCGGGAGTCTATTTTCTGGAGGCAGCAGTTGACGGGGAGGTGGTAGATGTCCAGGTTTTGGTTAAAAATTGACAGGTCAGCATAGACGATGAACATTTATATACAAATAACAATTTCAAAGTGAAGATAGTTGCGCCAAAAGGATCATTGTTTGTTTTAGTTTTGCTGGTTTCGTGTTTACCGGCACAAAGTTCACTTGCCGGTAACATAACCCGGGAGCAGGAGAGGCTGGCGCTGGATGGTGCAAGGCAGGTTCTTTACCAGTACCAGGAGTATGCGAGCTTTACCGAGGATGGAGAGAGGATATCCCAGGATTATACCGATGCTTTTCTTGGACTTTTCAGTGACCCTCAAAGAGACAGGGTGTTCAACGATGCTGCTGAAAGGGCAAGAAGGGGCAGCTCGGTTACAGCAAGGGATTATGTGGGTTATATTCACAGTAACTATCCTTCGGGACTTGATGTAATACTGGAGACCGGTGAGATATCCCTTCTGGGTATTGAGAGCCTGCCGGGCAGAGATGGAGCATACCAGATGAAGGTTTCGGTGCATAAGGAGCTATTTGGCCTTACTCTCTCAAGAAGGCTTCACGAGTATTCGGGGACGCTTGTCTTTGCCATGGAATTTATGATCGACGACGATTCCCCGTCAGGTTTTGTCATCACCGGCATCAGTGATCAGACAGGGCATGTTAATTACCTTGCAGATCAAAGGCTACGGGGACTTCACCTGGGCGTTTCAGGGGAGATGGCAGGTTCGATGATGCTCTCAGCAGATATTAATGACAACAGCCACTGGCAGCAGACACCACAAAGGGAGGTTAGTTTCGGGGCCTCAGTTACATGGTTTTTCAACCGCTCGGTGGGCTTAACCATTGGCGCCAATATGGTCCGATACTCAGCCGGCCTCTCTCTTGACAATTTCTCGGGGCAGTCCGATATTGAAATTATTGACAAGGATGATGATATCTATAACCCGGTGTTTGAGATCAGCGACCTGACAGAGCTCAACACGCTTGAATACATTGAGATACCCTTGATGCTTAATTTAAGGACAGGAAAAGCTTCAACGGGTATCTACCTTGATGCAGGGATAGTGTATGCGATTTCACAAAAGGCGGGTTACCGTGTGGAAGGCGTTGTAAACAGGATGGGTTACTACCAGGAGTATGACATTACCCTTGAAGATGTGCCCGAGTATGGATTCGCAGAGGTGGCACTGGATGAGGCAGGCTCCTGGCAGGTCAATCCCACGAACATCGCGGCCATTGCCCGTGTCGGATTGTCCATACCAATAACAGCAGAGGCATATCTTAGAATTGGCGGTGTTGGGATATTTGGTCTCAATGACATACTGTACGACAGGCCCAAACACCCGGAGGATTTTATTTCGACAACCGGGATTGTTCCCGGGGAAACCCGCCTGGCGAGATTCGGGGTTGAAATCGGGTTTTCTTATAAGTTATTCTGAAACAAACAGCAGTGTAAGTGCGTAACATTTAGATATCAAAACAAACAAAAGAACCTGTTATGACAAGCAAAGTGTTTTTTCTTCCAGTCACTCTTGCAGCCTTATTATTGCAGTTATTCTGCTTTGAATTGACTGCACAGGCTACCGAAGAGATTGTCTTTGCAACAAGGTCAGGCAAGCGTGGAGTGATCAGCATCCAAAAAAATGAGCTCCAGGACAATGTGCTGCCAGTGAGCATGAACCTCAGGTGGGTGGACAGGGAGCTGAGGCCGGTAAGCGGGGTTGATGCGGTGGTGGTCATAGACAGGCAGCAGTTAAGCATCAGCACTCCCAAGGTAAGTTGCATAACCGGGAGTGAAGTTCCAACACGCCCCATTGTGCTGACCCCTGGAGACAATACCATGCGTTTTGAATTTGACGAGAGGTTTGAGGGTGGTGAGGTTTCCATTGAGCTGCCAATGATGTTTGCCGCTAACAGCCAGGTGGCATCGAGAAAACAGGAATGGGAGGAGTTCGCGTTCTCACGGCCAAGAAGGGTCGCACTGGAATATGACATCAGCCAGGAGAGTATAGTTGACCTGACACCTCCCGATATAAGGGTTATAAGTCCTGAAGGAGTAAGCCTTGGCATGAGGCCGATAGTGGATTCCGAGTCGGTAAGGGTATCGCTGCTGGTGAGGGACAACTTTGGAATTGACAATGTTCTTGTCAATAACAGGCCCGCGCAGATGGTAAATGACTCTATCTACGTGGCCGATGTGGTTCTCAGGGTTGGTTATGAGAACCCGGTCACTATCATTGCCACTGACAACAGCGGGCATTCAAACAGGGAGCAGTTCTCGATAGAAAGCCGTCCCGTTGGATCACTGACTGCGGCAGCAAGGCAGGAAGCGGTAACCTCTTCGGTAAGGGAACCCTCTGATGTGGATATAAACATACCTGATAACGGGCTGGAGCTGAACAACCGGTATGCCCTTATAATAGGCAATGAGGATTACACATCTTATCAGCCGCATCTGCAAAGGGAATCGAATGTTGAATTTGCTGTTCATGATGCCAGGATATTCAGGGAATATGCGCAGAAAGTCCTTGGTGTGCCTGATAACAACATAATCATGCTGCTCAATGCACGGTCGGTCGAGATGCACAATGCCCTTGACAGGATGAGCATGATCGCAAGGAACACCGGCGGGGATGCGGAGTTTTTCATCTATTATGCCGGCCATGGATTCCCTGATGAGCAGACCAGGGAACCTTACCTTATGCCTGTTGATGTAACGGGAGCCAACCTGAGTTTTGCCGTACCATTGAGTGACTTTTACTCAAAGCTTACCGAGCATCCGACAGAGCGGATTACTGTATTCATTGATGCCTGCTTCAGCGGAGGCGGGAGGGATCAGGGACTTGTGGCAGCCAGGGCCGTGAGGGTAAGGCCCAGGGGGCCGTCCATATCAGGTAACCTGGTGGTGTTTTCAGCAACCTCAGGCGACCAGTCCGCCCTGCCATACCGCGACCAGCAGCACGGGATGTTCACATACCACCTGCTTAGCATGCTGAAGGCAAGCAGGGGAGAGATATCATACAGGGAGCTGGCAGATCACCTGCGTCAATCGGTTGCAACAAGATCAGTGATGGTGAACCACAGGGAACAGAATCCCGAGACCAATATCAGTCCGACTCTCGATGAGAGCTGGGAAAACTGGGTTTTCACGGAATTCTGACAGAACAACTGTGTTGTCAACAAAACAATTCTATGAACAATTTCTTCGATACAAGAACAATTTTGCTCTGTCTCTTCTCTTTTATAGCTTCCGGTTCTGTTTGTATGCAATCAGGATACGCACAGGGTGTTGACGGGGATTTGTCCGGTGGCCCTTGTGATTCTGATATTTACACTTCCGACACTCTTTTTTTCCGGGCAACAGGAATTGGTGTAAACGCCGACCTCAGGAGGGCTGAAAGACTGGCAAGGCTTGATGCAACTTCCAACCTGGCGGCAAATATCAGTGTTACCATCGAGTCAATCGCTGAAAGGTACTTTGTTGAACAAAGCGACGGTGATAGTACTGAATACTCATCTGCATTCAAACAGTTAACACGCCTGGTGTCCAGGCAGCAATTGAGCAATGTTGAAATTATTTGCACACAGACAGATTATGATGGTGAAATGTTTACGCACAGGGTCGCGGTAGAAGTCTCTACCGGTGACGTGCTGACTGGTATTGAGGAGGATTTTTCAAACGACCCCTCCATTAACCACCTTTTTGATAAAGGGCTGTTTGAAAGGGTTTTTATTGAGGAACTGAATGTAAACTAACAGGTTTGTATATGCAAATTTCCGGATATAGAAAATCAATTATTATATTGCTTGTGACAGCTTTGCACTCACATTGCCTGATTGTTGGGGGACAGGAAACTATTTTCATAGAGGGGGCAAAAGGGGTCGGGGTTATTGCCGGCAGGATAAGCGAATCAGATGCACGTCGCGATGCCATAAACCAGGCCAAAATTGAAGCATTGCGCCAGGCCGGTGTCACAGAACACCTTTCCTCTTATGAATTGTTATTCACAAGTGAATCAGATCACGACTACAGTGAGTTTTTCAGTTCCGATGTTCAATCAGAACTGCAAGGTGCCGTACAATATTACGAGGTCGTTGATGAGCAGCGTAAACTCAATCCCTACTCAAATTTTTTTGAATATGAAGTAACAATAGACGCAACTGTTATTAAATATACAACCCGTCCCGATCCTGCATTCATCACTAAAGTTGACGGGATAAAGGGGGTCTATGACCGGGGTGAGACTCTGAGCTTTTCCGTTCATTCCACAAAGGATTGTTATCTCAGTATTTTCAATATAACTGACAATAACGCCTATCTGATGTATCCCAATCAATGGGAGGTACATCAGGGGATTGCAGCGGGT
Above is a window of Marinilabiliales bacterium DNA encoding:
- a CDS encoding caspase family protein, coding for MTSKVFFLPVTLAALLLQLFCFELTAQATEEIVFATRSGKRGVISIQKNELQDNVLPVSMNLRWVDRELRPVSGVDAVVVIDRQQLSISTPKVSCITGSEVPTRPIVLTPGDNTMRFEFDERFEGGEVSIELPMMFAANSQVASRKQEWEEFAFSRPRRVALEYDISQESIVDLTPPDIRVISPEGVSLGMRPIVDSESVRVSLLVRDNFGIDNVLVNNRPAQMVNDSIYVADVVLRVGYENPVTIIATDNSGHSNREQFSIESRPVGSLTAAARQEAVTSSVREPSDVDINIPDNGLELNNRYALIIGNEDYTSYQPHLQRESNVEFAVHDARIFREYAQKVLGVPDNNIIMLLNARSVEMHNALDRMSMIARNTGGDAEFFIYYAGHGFPDEQTREPYLMPVDVTGANLSFAVPLSDFYSKLTEHPTERITVFIDACFSGGGRDQGLVAARAVRVRPRGPSISGNLVVFSATSGDQSALPYRDQQHGMFTYHLLSMLKASRGEISYRELADHLRQSVATRSVMVNHREQNPETNISPTLDESWENWVFTEF
- a CDS encoding DUF4384 domain-containing protein, whose product is MQISGYRKSIIILLVTALHSHCLIVGGQETIFIEGAKGVGVIAGRISESDARRDAINQAKIEALRQAGVTEHLSSYELLFTSESDHDYSEFFSSDVQSELQGAVQYYEVVDEQRKLNPYSNFFEYEVTIDATVIKYTTRPDPAFITKVDGIKGVYDRGETLSFSVHSTKDCYLSIFNITDNNAYLMYPNQWEVHQGIAAGETKEFPFGFVEYYLDNSSSEPEVNRLIFVFTKEPVHFLRYRDEDQSTDSEIIFSWIYSITPDIRRVDYHTFVIR
- a CDS encoding T9SS C-terminal target domain-containing protein, with protein sequence DLEPGLYAWSVQAVDHSFAGGEFAEEGVFYIPGPPTVVTQATTGVSESTATLNAMVNALGLETTVWFEYGTGEGDHENWETAEADPPTIDGTDETPVSASLDGLQANTYYYFRAAAQNDLGTTYGHDGVLFTSDPPGVTTLDADNIEPFSATLRGSVVPRNLETDVWFEYGLTAEELDNTAGATSSPVDGEYATEVEADIDGLLANEIYYFRVAAESFSGLSEGDIKQFTTAMAAPGAATLAASDITSTSAVLNASVMPHNLTTTVSFEYGKQSGRYDEWESVSTTYLLEGQSSQDVEAMVTLEPAIRYYYRVRAENSAGTGYGDQRQLVTLDMAPEVTTKDATDIHRTGATLNGMVNPNNSETSVTFKYGLTDAIDQSWLSADVSGTFDGNQPVAVSVDVIGLDENTPYYFVISATNSGGTSTGEIKGFSTSAPIVAIGDATGITTSSAMLNATVNSNNYAAVYWFEYGTDPQLEQAQTTEPGDIDPGDEELPVIATVTGLEPNTVYYFRVVAESINGRSVSSINELHTDCDWDIICSTPSGPDQLCQGTGSTTFETSSETALEYQWRIEPPGAGSVTGNGETATVTWNSDYSGQASIYVRGYDGVCNSVESDPLVVTINPLPDPALISGDDNVCPGSYGNVYSIEPSEGSSYSWSAVGGTLLEEHDGGFARIHWGDNTDTPRVSVTETIDATGCSRENIMDVIIAGSPAPEKPDIRVKGRIHILISSVNADAYQWFMDNEIIAGATGKYYIAREAAGMYMLRISEGQCHSFSDPLGIPLNKKLHQVEEMGSVFPNPSEGIITYELSGEVYGLLRIRITDNNGRVVHTGSADKSEYSINEQINMQNLRSGVYFLEAAVDGEVVDVQVLVKN